Proteins encoded within one genomic window of Arachis ipaensis cultivar K30076 chromosome B08, Araip1.1, whole genome shotgun sequence:
- the LOC107614179 gene encoding UDP-xylose transporter 1: MGEMSSFQLGVIGALFLSVASSVSIVICNKALMSNLGFRFATTLTSWHLMVTFCTLHVAQRLNLFVSKSIDMKTVMLFGILNGISIGFLNLSLGFNSIGFYQMTKLAIIPFTVLLETVFLKKQFSQKIKFSLFLLLVGVGIASITDLQLNFVGSILSLLAIITTCVGQILTNTIQKKLNVSSTQLLYQSAPFQAAILFVSGPVVDQLLTKQNVFAYKYSPIVLAFIVLSCLIAVSVNFSTFLVIGKTSPVTYQVLGHLKTCLVLGFGYTLLHDPFTGRNIVGILVAIFGMGLYSYFCTEENKKKQSGDLPLSSQVKDKDNTPLLVGKNNTGHQEEENHHEAKKLNKESSI; the protein is encoded by the exons ATGGGAGAGATGTCAAGCTTCCAATTGGGTGTTATTGGTGCACTATTTCTCTCAGTGGCTTCATCTGTCTCCATTGTCATATGCAACAAAGCCTTGATGAGCAATCTTGGCTTCCGTTTCG CCACAACACTTACTAGTTGGCATTTGATGGTGACATTTTGCACCCTTCATGTGGCTCAACGCTTGAATCTATTTGTGAGCAAATCCATTGACATGAAGACAGTCATGCTCTTTGGCATTCTAAATGGCATCTCCATTGGATTTCTCAATTTGAGCCTTGGCTTCAATTCCATTGGATTCTACCag ATGACAAAACTGGCAATAATACCATTCACAGTGCTACTAGAAACTGTTTTCCTAAAGAAACAGTTCAG CCAGAAAATAAAGTTCTCTCTATTCCTATTACTTGTTGGAGTTGGCATTGCTTCTATCACAGACCTTCAGCTCAATTTTGTTGGATCCATTCTTTCCCTTCTAGCAATCATAACTACATGTGTTGGACAAATT cTTACAAACACAATACAGAAGAAGCTGAATGTATCTTCCACACAGTTGCTATACCAATCTGCTCCATTCCAAGCAGCAATTCTTTTTGTTTCAGGCCCTGTAGTGGATCAGCTCCTCACCAAGCAAAATGTCTTTGCATACAAATATTCTCCTATAGTATTG GCATTCATTGTGCTATCATGCTTGATAGCTGTTTCTGTGAACTTCAGCACATTCCTAGTTATTGGAAAAACATCTCCTGTAACGTACCAAGTTCTTGGCCACCTCAAGACTTGTCTTGTTCTAGGATTTGGCTACACATTGCTCCATGATCCATTCACTGGAAGGAACATCGTTGGAATACTTGTTGCCATTTTTGGTATGGGATTGTACTCTTATTTCTGCACTGAAGAGAACAAAAAGAAACAATCAGGAGATCTTCCATTATCCTCTCAG GTTAAGGACAAAGATAACACACCCCTTTTGGTTGGGAAAAACAATACTGGTCATCAAGAAGAGGAAAATCATCATGAGGCTAAGAAATTAAACAAAGAGTCATCTATTTAA
- the LOC107614461 gene encoding uncharacterized protein LOC107614461 isoform X1, producing the protein MQTRFSPEIDSVLKCRSVMQCRCEIAQFASRRVQLKDQMRVPGLLPQQLWELLLDFLLISLLSNVENSFEVGSSGNVNPEALGSVSLFKIYVPSNPRGAELLPPGIIVSESDLYLRRLWGDPSEDLEKKPKYLVTFTVGYDQRHNINAAVNKFSDDFAILLFHYDGRTSEWDQYEWSKNAIHVSVMKQTKWWYAKRFLHPDIVSAFEYIFIWDEDLGVEHFNPDEFINIIKKHGLEISQPGLEPNNGLTWEMTKRRGDSEVHMVTEEKPGWCSDPHLPPCAAFVEIMAPVFSREAWRCVWHMIQNDLVHGWGLDFSLRRCVEPAHEKIGVVDSQWIVHQVIPSLGLQGEADNGQEPWDAVRTRCRNEWAEFQARMNDADKSYIEGLNNYRKG; encoded by the exons atgcaaaCGCGATTTTCACCTGAAATCGATTCT GTTTTGAAATGCAGATCAGTGATGCAATGTCGCTGTGAAATCGCACAGTTTGCTTCTCGACGTG TGCAGTTAAAAGATCAAATGAGGGTGCCAGGATTATTGCCACAGCAACTATGGGAGTTGCTGTTGGATTTTTTATTG ATTAGCTTACTTTCAAATGTGGAGAATTCTTTTGAAGTAGGATCTTCTGGAAATGTAAATCCTGAAGCCTTAGGGTCAGTTAGTTTATTTAAG ATATATGTTCCATCAAACCCTCGCGGTGCAGAATTACTACCTCCAGGAATTATTGTATCAGAATCTGATTTGTATTTGCGCAGACTATGGGGCGACCCAAGTGAG GATCTGGAGAAAAAGCCAAAGTATTTGGTGACATTTACTGTTGGTTATGATCAGAGGCATAATATCAATGCTGCAGTCAATAAG TTTTCTGATGATTTTGCAATTTTGCTCTTTCATTATGATGGTCGGACTAGTGAATGGGATCAGTATGAGTGGTCAAAGAATGCAATCCATGTTAGTGTAATGAAACAAACAAAATG GTGGTATGCTAAAAGGTTTTTGCATCCTGATATAGTATCAGCTTTTGAATATATTTTTATCTGGGATGAAGATCTTGGAGTGGAACACTTCAACCCAGACGA GTTTATTAACATAATCAAAAAACATGGTTTGGAGATCTCTCAACCTGGTCTTGAGCCCAATAACGGATTGACATGGGAGATGACAAAAAGGAGAGGGGATAGTGAAGTTCACAT GGTTACTGAAGAGAAACCAGGTTGGTGTAGTGATCCACATTTGCCTCCTTGTGCTGC ATTTGTGGAAATTATGGCTCCTGTCTTTTCTCGGGAAGCATGGCGATGTGTTTGGCATATGATTcag AATGATCTAGTGCATGGATGGGGATTGGATTTTTCTCTCAGAAGATGTGTAGAG CCTGCGCATGAAAAAATTGGTGTAGTTGATTCACAATGGATTGTTCATCAAGTAATTCCTTCTCTCGGACTACAG GGAGAGGCTGACAATGGACAAGAACCATGGGATGCG GTGAGAACCAGATGCAGAAATGAATGGGCTGAGTTTCAAGCTCGCATGAATGATGCTGATAAGTCGTATATTGAAGGACTCAACAACTATCGAAAAGGTTAA
- the LOC107614461 gene encoding uncharacterized protein LOC107614461 isoform X3: MQCRCEIAQFASRRVQLKDQMRVPGLLPQQLWELLLDFLLISLLSNVENSFEVGSSGNVNPEALGSVSLFKIYVPSNPRGAELLPPGIIVSESDLYLRRLWGDPSEDLEKKPKYLVTFTVGYDQRHNINAAVNKFSDDFAILLFHYDGRTSEWDQYEWSKNAIHVSVMKQTKWWYAKRFLHPDIVSAFEYIFIWDEDLGVEHFNPDEFINIIKKHGLEISQPGLEPNNGLTWEMTKRRGDSEVHMVTEEKPGWCSDPHLPPCAAFVEIMAPVFSREAWRCVWHMIQNDLVHGWGLDFSLRRCVEPAHEKIGVVDSQWIVHQVIPSLGLQGEADNGQEPWDAVRTRCRNEWAEFQARMNDADKSYIEGLNNYRKG; encoded by the exons ATGCAATGTCGCTGTGAAATCGCACAGTTTGCTTCTCGACGTG TGCAGTTAAAAGATCAAATGAGGGTGCCAGGATTATTGCCACAGCAACTATGGGAGTTGCTGTTGGATTTTTTATTG ATTAGCTTACTTTCAAATGTGGAGAATTCTTTTGAAGTAGGATCTTCTGGAAATGTAAATCCTGAAGCCTTAGGGTCAGTTAGTTTATTTAAG ATATATGTTCCATCAAACCCTCGCGGTGCAGAATTACTACCTCCAGGAATTATTGTATCAGAATCTGATTTGTATTTGCGCAGACTATGGGGCGACCCAAGTGAG GATCTGGAGAAAAAGCCAAAGTATTTGGTGACATTTACTGTTGGTTATGATCAGAGGCATAATATCAATGCTGCAGTCAATAAG TTTTCTGATGATTTTGCAATTTTGCTCTTTCATTATGATGGTCGGACTAGTGAATGGGATCAGTATGAGTGGTCAAAGAATGCAATCCATGTTAGTGTAATGAAACAAACAAAATG GTGGTATGCTAAAAGGTTTTTGCATCCTGATATAGTATCAGCTTTTGAATATATTTTTATCTGGGATGAAGATCTTGGAGTGGAACACTTCAACCCAGACGA GTTTATTAACATAATCAAAAAACATGGTTTGGAGATCTCTCAACCTGGTCTTGAGCCCAATAACGGATTGACATGGGAGATGACAAAAAGGAGAGGGGATAGTGAAGTTCACAT GGTTACTGAAGAGAAACCAGGTTGGTGTAGTGATCCACATTTGCCTCCTTGTGCTGC ATTTGTGGAAATTATGGCTCCTGTCTTTTCTCGGGAAGCATGGCGATGTGTTTGGCATATGATTcag AATGATCTAGTGCATGGATGGGGATTGGATTTTTCTCTCAGAAGATGTGTAGAG CCTGCGCATGAAAAAATTGGTGTAGTTGATTCACAATGGATTGTTCATCAAGTAATTCCTTCTCTCGGACTACAG GGAGAGGCTGACAATGGACAAGAACCATGGGATGCG GTGAGAACCAGATGCAGAAATGAATGGGCTGAGTTTCAAGCTCGCATGAATGATGCTGATAAGTCGTATATTGAAGGACTCAACAACTATCGAAAAGGTTAA
- the LOC107614461 gene encoding uncharacterized protein LOC107614461 isoform X2: MRIMHRNAVKRSNEGARIIATATMGVAVGFFIGISLSSLHLTKISLLSNVENSFEVGSSGNVNPEALGSVSLFKIYVPSNPRGAELLPPGIIVSESDLYLRRLWGDPSEDLEKKPKYLVTFTVGYDQRHNINAAVNKFSDDFAILLFHYDGRTSEWDQYEWSKNAIHVSVMKQTKWWYAKRFLHPDIVSAFEYIFIWDEDLGVEHFNPDEFINIIKKHGLEISQPGLEPNNGLTWEMTKRRGDSEVHMVTEEKPGWCSDPHLPPCAAFVEIMAPVFSREAWRCVWHMIQNDLVHGWGLDFSLRRCVEPAHEKIGVVDSQWIVHQVIPSLGLQGEADNGQEPWDAVRTRCRNEWAEFQARMNDADKSYIEGLNNYRKG; the protein is encoded by the exons ATGAGAATCATGCATCGCAA TGCAGTTAAAAGATCAAATGAGGGTGCCAGGATTATTGCCACAGCAACTATGGGAGTTGCTGTTGGATTTTTTATTGGTATTTCACTTTCATCCTTGCATTTGACTAAG ATTAGCTTACTTTCAAATGTGGAGAATTCTTTTGAAGTAGGATCTTCTGGAAATGTAAATCCTGAAGCCTTAGGGTCAGTTAGTTTATTTAAG ATATATGTTCCATCAAACCCTCGCGGTGCAGAATTACTACCTCCAGGAATTATTGTATCAGAATCTGATTTGTATTTGCGCAGACTATGGGGCGACCCAAGTGAG GATCTGGAGAAAAAGCCAAAGTATTTGGTGACATTTACTGTTGGTTATGATCAGAGGCATAATATCAATGCTGCAGTCAATAAG TTTTCTGATGATTTTGCAATTTTGCTCTTTCATTATGATGGTCGGACTAGTGAATGGGATCAGTATGAGTGGTCAAAGAATGCAATCCATGTTAGTGTAATGAAACAAACAAAATG GTGGTATGCTAAAAGGTTTTTGCATCCTGATATAGTATCAGCTTTTGAATATATTTTTATCTGGGATGAAGATCTTGGAGTGGAACACTTCAACCCAGACGA GTTTATTAACATAATCAAAAAACATGGTTTGGAGATCTCTCAACCTGGTCTTGAGCCCAATAACGGATTGACATGGGAGATGACAAAAAGGAGAGGGGATAGTGAAGTTCACAT GGTTACTGAAGAGAAACCAGGTTGGTGTAGTGATCCACATTTGCCTCCTTGTGCTGC ATTTGTGGAAATTATGGCTCCTGTCTTTTCTCGGGAAGCATGGCGATGTGTTTGGCATATGATTcag AATGATCTAGTGCATGGATGGGGATTGGATTTTTCTCTCAGAAGATGTGTAGAG CCTGCGCATGAAAAAATTGGTGTAGTTGATTCACAATGGATTGTTCATCAAGTAATTCCTTCTCTCGGACTACAG GGAGAGGCTGACAATGGACAAGAACCATGGGATGCG GTGAGAACCAGATGCAGAAATGAATGGGCTGAGTTTCAAGCTCGCATGAATGATGCTGATAAGTCGTATATTGAAGGACTCAACAACTATCGAAAAGGTTAA
- the LOC107614461 gene encoding uncharacterized protein LOC107614461 isoform X4: MQLKDQMRVPGLLPQQLWELLLDFLLISLLSNVENSFEVGSSGNVNPEALGSVSLFKIYVPSNPRGAELLPPGIIVSESDLYLRRLWGDPSEDLEKKPKYLVTFTVGYDQRHNINAAVNKFSDDFAILLFHYDGRTSEWDQYEWSKNAIHVSVMKQTKWWYAKRFLHPDIVSAFEYIFIWDEDLGVEHFNPDEFINIIKKHGLEISQPGLEPNNGLTWEMTKRRGDSEVHMVTEEKPGWCSDPHLPPCAAFVEIMAPVFSREAWRCVWHMIQNDLVHGWGLDFSLRRCVEPAHEKIGVVDSQWIVHQVIPSLGLQGEADNGQEPWDAVRTRCRNEWAEFQARMNDADKSYIEGLNNYRKG; this comes from the exons A TGCAGTTAAAAGATCAAATGAGGGTGCCAGGATTATTGCCACAGCAACTATGGGAGTTGCTGTTGGATTTTTTATTG ATTAGCTTACTTTCAAATGTGGAGAATTCTTTTGAAGTAGGATCTTCTGGAAATGTAAATCCTGAAGCCTTAGGGTCAGTTAGTTTATTTAAG ATATATGTTCCATCAAACCCTCGCGGTGCAGAATTACTACCTCCAGGAATTATTGTATCAGAATCTGATTTGTATTTGCGCAGACTATGGGGCGACCCAAGTGAG GATCTGGAGAAAAAGCCAAAGTATTTGGTGACATTTACTGTTGGTTATGATCAGAGGCATAATATCAATGCTGCAGTCAATAAG TTTTCTGATGATTTTGCAATTTTGCTCTTTCATTATGATGGTCGGACTAGTGAATGGGATCAGTATGAGTGGTCAAAGAATGCAATCCATGTTAGTGTAATGAAACAAACAAAATG GTGGTATGCTAAAAGGTTTTTGCATCCTGATATAGTATCAGCTTTTGAATATATTTTTATCTGGGATGAAGATCTTGGAGTGGAACACTTCAACCCAGACGA GTTTATTAACATAATCAAAAAACATGGTTTGGAGATCTCTCAACCTGGTCTTGAGCCCAATAACGGATTGACATGGGAGATGACAAAAAGGAGAGGGGATAGTGAAGTTCACAT GGTTACTGAAGAGAAACCAGGTTGGTGTAGTGATCCACATTTGCCTCCTTGTGCTGC ATTTGTGGAAATTATGGCTCCTGTCTTTTCTCGGGAAGCATGGCGATGTGTTTGGCATATGATTcag AATGATCTAGTGCATGGATGGGGATTGGATTTTTCTCTCAGAAGATGTGTAGAG CCTGCGCATGAAAAAATTGGTGTAGTTGATTCACAATGGATTGTTCATCAAGTAATTCCTTCTCTCGGACTACAG GGAGAGGCTGACAATGGACAAGAACCATGGGATGCG GTGAGAACCAGATGCAGAAATGAATGGGCTGAGTTTCAAGCTCGCATGAATGATGCTGATAAGTCGTATATTGAAGGACTCAACAACTATCGAAAAGGTTAA
- the LOC107614344 gene encoding cytokinin riboside 5'-monophosphate phosphoribohydrolase LOG1: MERQGTEDMKKKQSKFKRICVFCGSSPGNKASYKDAAIELGRELVSRNIDLVYGGGSIGLMGLISQAVYDGGRHVIGVIPKTLMPRELTGETVGEVKAVADMHQRKAEMAKHSDAFIALPGGYGTLEELLEVITWAQLGIHDKPVGLLNVDGYYNSFLSFIDKAVEEGFISPKARHIIVSAPTPKDLVKNMEEYFPQHERVASKLSWESGI; the protein is encoded by the exons atggagaGACAAGGAACAGAAGATATGAAGAAGAAGCAATCAAAATTCAAGAGGATTTGTGTGTTTTGTGGTAGCAGCCCTGGTAACAAAGCTAGTTACAAGGATGCTGCCATTGAACTTGGAAGAGAATTg GTGTCAAGAAATATTGATCTGGTTTATGGAGGAGGCAGCATTGGTTTGATGGGATTGATTTCTCAGGCTGTTTATGATGGTGGTCGCCATGTAATTGG AGTTATTCCCAAGACACTTATGCCAAGAGAG CTTACTGGAGAAACAGTGGGGGAAGTGAAGGCAGTTGCAGACATGCATCAAAGGAAAGCAGAGATGGCTAAGCATTCTGATGCCTTTATTGCATTACCTG GTGGCTATGGCACACTTGAGGAGCTTCTTGAGGTCATAACCTGGGCTCAACTTGGCATCCATGATAAACCG GTGGGGTTGCTGAATGTTGATGGATACTACAATTCATTCTTATCATTCATTGACAAAGCTGTGGAGGAAGGGTTCATCAGCCCCAAAGCTCGCCATATAATTGTGTCTGCCCCAACACCAAAAGACCTTGTCAAAAACATGGAG GAATATTTCCCACAACATGAAAGAGTTGCCTCTAAGCTAAGCTGGGAAAGTGGGATCTGA